A region from the Achromobacter seleniivolatilans genome encodes:
- a CDS encoding Lrp/AsnC family transcriptional regulator: MSDIELDRTDIKILAELQRDGRLSNQELADRVSLSPSPCLRRVRRLEEKGFIKKYVALIDAEKVGLGLLAYVNIRLNKHSGSSHAPMSDFARDVQLWPEVVECYAMSGDMDYLLRIQVADLAHFSRFAMDTLMRHPAVIDMRSFFALQQIKETTELRL; the protein is encoded by the coding sequence ATGTCTGACATTGAGCTTGATAGGACAGATATCAAGATTCTGGCCGAACTCCAGCGGGACGGGCGCCTCAGCAACCAGGAGCTGGCTGATCGAGTCTCTCTGTCCCCCAGTCCTTGCCTGCGCCGGGTGCGGCGGCTGGAAGAGAAGGGTTTCATCAAGAAGTATGTGGCGCTGATCGATGCCGAAAAGGTGGGGTTGGGGCTGCTCGCGTACGTGAACATCCGTTTGAACAAGCACAGCGGGTCCAGTCACGCGCCTATGAGCGACTTCGCGCGGGACGTCCAGCTATGGCCGGAGGTGGTTGAGTGCTATGCGATGTCCGGCGACATGGACTACCTGCTTCGCATACAGGTCGCCGATCTGGCGCACTTCTCCCGCTTCGCGATGGATACGCTGATGCGCCATCCGGCGGTCATCGACATGCGTTCCTTCTTTGCGCTTCAGCAGATCAAAGAAACGACCGAGCTTCGCCTCTAG
- the hppD gene encoding 4-hydroxyphenylpyruvate dioxygenase, which yields MSSAFQPWDNPMGTAGFEFIEYAAPDPAALRKVFELLGFKAIAKHRHKDVTLYRQGGVNFLINAEPDSFAQRFARLHGPSICAIGFRVQDANAAYKRALELGAWGFDSHSGPMELNIPAIKGIGDSLIYLVDRWTGKEGHGGIGDISIYDVDFVPVDPDNAQADLNHRGAGLTLVDHLTHNVHKGRMAEWSEFYERLFNFREVRYFDIEGKVTGVKSKAMTSPCGNIRIPINEEGTEEKGQIQEYLDLYRGEGIQHIAMATDDIYGTIEALRNMGVVFLDTPETYYELLDRRLPNHGEDVARLQKNRILLDGAPGGGLLLQIFTENQIGPIFFEIIQRKGNDGFGEGNFKALFESIELDQMRRGVVKTVD from the coding sequence ATGAGCAGCGCTTTCCAACCCTGGGACAACCCGATGGGCACCGCCGGGTTCGAGTTCATTGAATACGCAGCACCGGACCCTGCAGCGTTGCGCAAGGTGTTTGAGTTGCTGGGATTCAAGGCTATTGCCAAGCACCGCCACAAGGACGTGACTTTGTACCGCCAGGGCGGCGTCAATTTCCTGATCAATGCCGAACCCGATTCTTTCGCTCAACGCTTCGCCCGCCTGCACGGCCCTTCCATCTGTGCAATCGGCTTTCGGGTGCAAGATGCCAATGCAGCGTACAAGCGCGCACTGGAATTGGGCGCTTGGGGCTTTGACTCGCACAGCGGGCCGATGGAATTGAACATTCCGGCCATCAAGGGGATCGGCGATTCGCTGATTTATCTGGTGGACCGCTGGACGGGCAAAGAAGGGCACGGCGGTATTGGCGATATCAGCATCTACGACGTGGACTTCGTGCCGGTGGACCCGGATAACGCCCAGGCCGACTTGAATCATCGTGGCGCCGGCCTGACTTTGGTCGATCACTTGACGCACAACGTGCACAAGGGCCGCATGGCGGAGTGGTCGGAGTTCTACGAGCGCCTGTTCAACTTCCGCGAAGTCCGGTATTTCGACATTGAAGGCAAGGTCACTGGCGTGAAGTCCAAGGCCATGACGTCGCCTTGCGGCAATATCCGGATTCCGATCAACGAGGAAGGCACCGAAGAGAAAGGTCAGATTCAAGAGTATCTGGATCTGTACCGCGGTGAAGGCATTCAGCACATCGCAATGGCGACGGATGATATTTACGGCACCATTGAAGCGCTGCGCAACATGGGCGTCGTGTTCCTGGATACGCCGGAAACGTACTATGAACTGCTGGATCGCCGTCTGCCGAATCATGGCGAGGACGTTGCGCGCCTGCAGAAGAATCGCATCTTGCTGGATGGCGCCCCCGGCGGCGGTCTGCTGCTGCAGATTTTCACCGAGAATCAGATCGGCCCGATCTTCTTCGAGATTATCCAGCGCAAGGGCAATGATGGATTCGGTGAAGGCAACTTCAAGGCATTGTTCGAATCGATCGAGTTGGACCAGATGCGCCGCGGCGTGGTGAAGACCGTCGACTAA
- the msrA gene encoding peptide-methionine (S)-S-oxide reductase MsrA: MAEQPSPGNEVAVLGGGCFWCVEAVFTELRGVKSVLPGYSGGHVDNPSYEQVCGKDTGHIEVARVEFDPAELSYSDLLRVFFATHDPTTPGRQGNDIGPQYESAIFWQNESQREQAEAVIAEVEAQQVYDAPIVTKLLAPVKFWQAEDYHSNYFALHPEQGYCQFVIAPKVSKFRKQFQDRLQR, encoded by the coding sequence ATGGCAGAACAACCATCCCCGGGCAATGAAGTCGCCGTTCTAGGCGGCGGCTGCTTTTGGTGCGTAGAGGCCGTATTTACCGAATTGCGGGGTGTCAAAAGTGTCCTACCTGGCTACAGCGGCGGTCATGTAGACAATCCCAGCTACGAGCAGGTATGCGGCAAGGATACGGGCCACATTGAGGTGGCTCGAGTCGAATTCGATCCGGCTGAGCTGTCCTACAGCGACTTGCTCCGCGTATTTTTCGCAACCCATGACCCCACCACACCGGGCCGTCAGGGCAATGACATCGGCCCGCAATATGAATCGGCCATCTTTTGGCAGAACGAATCCCAGCGCGAACAGGCCGAAGCGGTCATTGCAGAGGTCGAAGCGCAACAGGTATACGACGCGCCTATCGTCACCAAGCTGTTGGCTCCCGTCAAGTTCTGGCAAGCCGAGGACTACCACAGCAACTATTTCGCCTTGCATCCCGAGCAAGGTTATTGCCAGTTCGTGATCGCGCCCAAGGTCTCCAAGTTCCGCAAGCAATTCCAGGACAGGCTTCAGCGCTAA
- a CDS encoding c-type cytochrome encodes MHLKISLWMAVASVLGAGAVQAQTTGLDLAKNKACMACHQVEAKRVGPPLKSVAERYAGQGDAMVDYLAGKIRGGGRGAWGAVPMPAQTQVSPEDARLLAEWILSLAPPKQ; translated from the coding sequence ATGCATTTGAAGATTAGTCTATGGATGGCCGTGGCCAGCGTCTTGGGCGCTGGCGCGGTGCAGGCCCAAACCACGGGTCTGGATCTAGCCAAGAACAAAGCCTGTATGGCGTGCCACCAAGTTGAAGCCAAGCGTGTCGGCCCGCCACTAAAGAGTGTGGCCGAACGCTATGCGGGGCAGGGCGACGCCATGGTTGACTATCTTGCTGGCAAGATCCGAGGCGGCGGCCGTGGCGCCTGGGGGGCGGTGCCTATGCCCGCGCAAACGCAAGTCAGTCCGGAAGATGCCCGCTTGCTGGCCGAATGGATCTTGTCGCTGGCGCCGCCCAAGCAGTAG